A region from the Arachis ipaensis cultivar K30076 chromosome B01, Araip1.1, whole genome shotgun sequence genome encodes:
- the LOC107619444 gene encoding uncharacterized protein LOC107619444 produces MSSATVAPSSILEPEQQQQAESSGSAWHSSGSVAPFFVVVSVLAILAVISCYLGRRLNGRAPTPLESITGRGCFGWVKRMCQRCSGSNEAEVGGVGAKVMACNVIDECNNNKLKVNGEVVHHNLTPV; encoded by the coding sequence ATGTCATCAGCAACGGTAGCACCTTCTTCAATTCTAGAGCCAGAGCAGCAGCAACAAGCAGAATCTAGTGGAAGTGCATGGCATTCATCTGGATCTGTTGCTCCATTCTTTGTTGTTGTCTCAGTGCTTGCCATTCTGGCCGTGATTTCTTGCTATTTGGGCCGGAGATTGAACGGAAGGGCGCCGACGCCTTTGGAGAGCATCACCGGCAGGGGATGCTTTGGGTGGGTGAAGAGGATGTGTCAACGGTGCAGTGGAAGCAATGAGGCTGAAGTTGGTGGTGTTGGAGCTAAGGTTATGGCTTGTAATGTCATTGATGAGTGTAATAATAATAAGCTCAAAGTTAATGGTGAGGTTGTTCATCACAATCTTACCCCTGTTTGA